One Campylobacter pinnipediorum subsp. caledonicus genomic window carries:
- the ftsY gene encoding signal recognition particle-docking protein FtsY translates to MIDFLKKGFEKTFKIINKTKENKKITKELLEELLLEADVAYEIIEEIIYYLPPQEEVKRDDLKRVMSSYFIYEKDNSIADDKPFVDLILGVNGAGKTTTIAKLTNLYKKNKKSVILGACDTFRAGAIEQIRQWAIKLDIPIVATQQGHDPSAVAFDTISSAIAKNIDRVVLDTAGRLQNQKNLANELSKIIRISTKAYEKAPHRKILILDGTQGNAGVEQAKAFNEIVSLNGVIITKLDGTPKGGALFGVARELELPILYIGIGEGVDDLIKFDPDEFLDKLLDAIFE, encoded by the coding sequence ATGATAGATTTTTTAAAAAAGGGTTTTGAAAAAACATTTAAAATTATCAATAAAACAAAAGAAAACAAAAAAATAACCAAAGAATTACTTGAAGAATTACTTTTAGAAGCCGATGTAGCTTATGAGATAATTGAAGAAATTATATATTATTTACCACCACAAGAAGAGGTAAAAAGAGATGATTTGAAGCGTGTTATGAGTAGTTATTTTATATATGAAAAAGATAACTCTATAGCCGATGATAAACCTTTTGTTGATTTGATACTTGGCGTAAATGGTGCTGGAAAAACAACAACTATAGCAAAACTAACAAATTTATATAAAAAAAATAAAAAAAGCGTGATACTTGGAGCTTGTGATACTTTTAGAGCCGGTGCAATAGAACAAATTAGACAATGGGCAATAAAATTAGATATTCCTATAGTAGCTACTCAACAAGGACACGATCCATCAGCTGTTGCATTTGATACAATAAGTTCAGCAATAGCAAAAAATATAGATAGAGTCGTGTTAGATACCGCTGGAAGACTTCAAAATCAAAAAAACTTAGCAAATGAACTTAGCAAAATAATCAGAATTAGTACAAAAGCTTACGAAAAAGCACCTCATAGAAAAATTTTGATACTAGATGGAACACAAGGAAATGCTGGTGTTGAACAAGCAAAAGCCTTTAATGAGATAGTATCACTAAATGGAGTCATCATAACAAAACTTGATGGAACACCAAAAGGTGGAGCTTTATTTGGAGTAGCAAGAGAACTTGAACTCCCTATTTTATACATAGGTATTGGCGAAGGTGTTGATGATTTGATAAAATTTGATCCAGATGAGTTTTTGGATAAACTTTTAGATGCTATATTTGAATAA
- a CDS encoding TlpA family protein disulfide reductase, producing MKIKNLILLISIFLFVSCGQKEDKKKNNDTNSTTVKEIKIEEKQEEKLDNNITLTTLENKTIQLMVENGKISIKDNEKATLFVFFATWCPPCKVEIPHLNNLSDKFKKELNIIGVLLENKQADEMKKFADSYRVKYDIAIGSENFLLEKAIGGVIGLPFSILYKPNGEHAITYTGLVPEEMLETDILKAIK from the coding sequence ATGAAAATTAAAAATTTAATACTATTAATCTCAATTTTTTTATTTGTAAGTTGTGGTCAAAAAGAAGATAAAAAGAAAAATAATGATACAAACAGCACAACAGTTAAAGAGATAAAAATAGAAGAGAAACAAGAGGAAAAACTAGATAATAATATAACATTAACAACTCTTGAAAATAAAACAATACAACTAATGGTAGAAAATGGTAAAATTTCAATAAAAGATAATGAAAAAGCGACATTATTTGTATTTTTTGCTACTTGGTGTCCTCCTTGCAAGGTTGAAATACCACACCTTAATAATTTGAGTGATAAATTTAAAAAAGAACTAAACATAATAGGTGTTTTATTAGAAAACAAACAAGCCGATGAGATGAAAAAATTTGCTGATAGCTATAGAGTAAAATATGATATTGCAATAGGAAGTGAAAATTTTTTACTTGAAAAAGCAATAGGTGGTGTTATAGGTCTTCCGTTTTCTATACTTTATAAACCAAATGGCGAACACGCTATAACATATACTGGTCTTGTTCCTGAAGAGATGTTAGAAACCGATATCTTAAAGGCTATTAAATGA
- a CDS encoding 5-formyltetrahydrofolate cyclo-ligase, protein MSVKHTKEEIRSYNLKQIKRHVKISAKCKHYSVLNNLYSLIKHTKSKNILMYMPLEYEVDVYKLRRKLSNKCNIFMPFMVGLSLKMVKSRSPFLIDKFKVRQPVNRQIFKGYLDMAIVPVVGVDLSLGRIGHGKGFYDRFFSELNHRPKIIVFVQMIDLFYNKEITQKHDISCDIYMTPRQNYIKRGKNDRDFCRIGGWCHWRWSRISCS, encoded by the coding sequence ATGAGTGTTAAACATACAAAAGAAGAGATAAGGTCTTATAATTTAAAACAGATAAAAAGACATGTTAAAATTAGTGCAAAGTGCAAACATTATTCGGTTTTAAATAATCTTTATAGTCTTATAAAGCACACTAAATCAAAAAATATTTTGATGTATATGCCACTTGAATATGAAGTTGATGTATACAAGCTAAGAAGAAAATTGTCAAATAAGTGTAATATTTTTATGCCGTTTATGGTGGGTCTTAGCTTAAAAATGGTAAAATCAAGGTCGCCATTTTTAATTGATAAATTTAAAGTTAGGCAGCCTGTTAATAGGCAGATATTTAAAGGTTATCTTGATATGGCTATAGTGCCAGTTGTTGGAGTTGATTTGAGTCTAGGCAGGATAGGTCATGGTAAGGGTTTTTATGATAGATTTTTTTCAGAGCTTAACCATCGTCCAAAAATTATTGTTTTTGTGCAAATGATAGATCTATTTTATAATAAAGAAATAACACAAAAACATGATATATCTTGCGATATATATATGACTCCAAGGCAAAATTATATAAAAAGAGGAAAAAATGATAGAGATTTTTGTAGGATTGGGGGCTGGTGCCATTGGCGCTGGAGCAGGATATCTTGTAGCTAA
- the rny gene encoding ribonuclease Y has protein sequence MIEIFVGLGAGAIGAGAGYLVAKKINDANYNIFLEQAKAKAKAIEYEAEIILKNSKISVQEAEFEAKKKYDEKTVKLQKDYTVKFDELSKKEQILSNEKELLNSDKLVVEREKNEAKITYEEGVSLKNTYKDKVAEALKVLEHAAGLTEDEAKDIVLKKVEENSRAEIAHIVRKYEEEAKKEAKKKANYILAQATSRFAGEFAAERLINVVNIKNDELKGRIIGKEGRNIKTLEMVLGVDIIIDDTPNAIILSSFNLYRRAIATRVIELLVEDGRIQPARIEDLYKKVTEEFEQSIQEEGENIAMDLGLNKIHPEIIKLIGKLKFRASYGQNALAHSLEVAHLAGIIAAEIGGDEKLAKRAGILHDIGKALTHDFEGSHVDLGADVCKRYKEHPVVINAIYAHHGHEEALSIESAAVCAADVLSAARPGARREVLESFLKRVEEIENIAKTKDGIKQAYAINAGREIRVIANAKLVNDDEAVLLSKEIASEIEDKVQYPGEIKVNVIRETRAINYAK, from the coding sequence ATGATAGAGATTTTTGTAGGATTGGGGGCTGGTGCCATTGGCGCTGGAGCAGGATATCTTGTAGCTAAAAAGATAAATGATGCAAATTATAATATTTTTTTAGAACAAGCAAAAGCAAAAGCAAAAGCTATAGAATATGAAGCTGAAATTATTTTAAAAAATTCAAAAATTTCAGTTCAAGAAGCTGAATTTGAAGCTAAAAAAAAATATGATGAAAAAACAGTAAAGCTTCAAAAAGACTATACTGTAAAATTTGATGAACTAAGTAAAAAAGAGCAAATTTTGTCGAATGAAAAAGAGCTTTTAAATAGCGATAAATTGGTAGTTGAGAGAGAAAAAAATGAAGCTAAGATAACCTATGAAGAGGGAGTTAGTTTAAAAAATACCTATAAAGATAAAGTTGCAGAGGCATTAAAGGTTTTAGAACACGCTGCTGGTCTTACGGAAGATGAAGCCAAAGATATAGTCTTAAAAAAAGTAGAAGAAAATAGTAGAGCAGAAATAGCTCATATAGTAAGAAAATATGAAGAAGAAGCTAAAAAAGAGGCTAAGAAAAAAGCAAATTATATACTAGCACAAGCTACTTCGCGTTTTGCTGGAGAGTTTGCAGCTGAAAGGCTTATTAATGTTGTCAATATCAAAAACGATGAGTTAAAAGGTAGAATAATAGGCAAAGAGGGTAGAAATATAAAGACTCTGGAGATGGTTTTAGGTGTTGATATAATCATAGATGATACTCCAAATGCTATTATACTTAGTAGTTTTAACCTTTACCGTAGAGCTATTGCTACTAGGGTTATTGAATTATTGGTTGAAGATGGAAGAATACAACCAGCAAGAATAGAAGATTTGTATAAAAAAGTAACTGAGGAATTTGAGCAAAGCATACAAGAAGAGGGTGAAAATATAGCAATGGATCTTGGTCTTAACAAAATTCATCCAGAGATAATTAAGCTTATAGGAAAGCTTAAATTTAGAGCTAGTTATGGTCAAAATGCGTTAGCGCATAGTCTTGAAGTAGCACATCTTGCTGGAATTATAGCAGCAGAAATCGGTGGCGATGAAAAACTTGCAAAAAGAGCCGGTATACTTCACGATATAGGCAAAGCTTTAACACATGATTTTGAAGGATCTCACGTTGATTTGGGTGCTGATGTTTGCAAGAGATACAAAGAACACCCAGTTGTTATAAATGCTATTTATGCACATCACGGACACGAAGAAGCTTTAAGTATAGAAAGTGCGGCTGTTTGTGCAGCAGATGTTTTAAGTGCAGCGAGACCAGGTGCTAGAAGAGAAGTTTTAGAAAGCTTTTTAAAACGTGTGGAAGAGATAGAAAACATAGCAAAAACAAAAGATGGCATAAAACAAGCTTATGCTATCAATGCTGGTCGTGAAATTCGCGTTATAGCAAATGCTAAACTAGTAAATGATGATGAAGCAGTTTTGTTATCAAAAGAGATAGCATCCGAGATAGAGGATAAAGTTCAATATCCTGGTGAAATTAAAGTAAATGTAATAAGAGAGACAAGAGCTATCAACTATGCTAAATAA
- a CDS encoding lipid-binding SYLF domain-containing protein has translation MIISTSCFASEEILLDCANSFIMTYRANKSAPFKNLLQNSKAILIFPSVKKIGFLFGGMSGKGIMVLDPVGKNKEILTTSIDGGSLGLQVGYSDSTLVLFVLNSSIISDIKDSKIVISADANFAFGDINGGYKDIKDFQFSKDIYAYATDSGFFAGASFGGAVISLTNEHFRKNGYGYLQLQNALKGFGE, from the coding sequence ATGATAATAAGCACATCTTGTTTTGCTTCTGAGGAAATTTTACTAGATTGTGCTAATTCATTTATAATGACATATAGAGCAAACAAATCAGCACCATTTAAAAATCTTTTACAAAATTCTAAAGCTATTTTGATATTTCCAAGTGTTAAAAAAATTGGATTTTTATTTGGTGGCATGTCAGGTAAGGGTATTATGGTTTTAGACCCGGTAGGTAAAAATAAAGAAATTTTAACCACTAGTATTGATGGTGGAAGTTTGGGATTGCAAGTTGGATACTCTGATAGCACTCTTGTTCTTTTTGTTTTAAATAGTTCAATTATATCTGATATAAAAGATAGTAAGATAGTAATAAGTGCTGATGCTAATTTTGCATTTGGTGATATAAATGGAGGATATAAAGATATAAAAGATTTTCAGTTTTCAAAAGATATATATGCTTATGCCACCGATAGTGGTTTTTTTGCCGGTGCAAGTTTTGGAGGTGCTGTTATAAGCTTAACTAATGAACATTTTAGGAAAAACGGATATGGTTATTTGCAATTACAAAATGCTTTAAAAGGATTTGGTGAATAG
- a CDS encoding DedA family protein, translated as MQDMLLNLSTYGYLLLFLYSLGGGMVAIIAAGVLSYMGKMDLNISIIVACAANFIGDNILFYIGRYNKDMLMPYLKNQKRKLAYSQILMKKHGNKMIFIQKYIYGVKTLIPIAIGLTKYSFKKFIILNLAASVFWALLLGNLSYYAGDFVVNIEDYFGNYSWSMPVFLFVLLGSIWLFLDKKTKKVSK; from the coding sequence ATGCAAGATATGCTTTTAAATTTGTCTACATATGGATATTTATTATTATTTTTATACTCATTAGGCGGTGGGATGGTTGCTATTATAGCGGCTGGAGTGCTAAGCTATATGGGTAAAATGGATTTAAATATAAGTATAATAGTTGCTTGTGCTGCTAATTTTATAGGAGATAATATCCTTTTTTATATTGGCAGATATAATAAAGATATGCTAATGCCTTATTTAAAAAATCAGAAAAGAAAATTAGCCTATTCTCAAATCTTAATGAAAAAACACGGTAATAAGATGATTTTTATTCAAAAATATATATATGGTGTAAAAACTCTTATTCCAATAGCAATAGGATTAACTAAATACTCATTTAAAAAATTTATTATATTAAATCTCGCAGCTTCTGTCTTTTGGGCATTATTGCTTGGAAATTTGAGTTATTATGCTGGAGATTTTGTAGTGAATATAGAAGATTATTTTGGTAATTATAGTTGGTCAATGCCTGTTTTTTTATTTGTTTTGCTTGGTAGTATTTGGTTATTTTTAGATAAAAAAACAAAGAAAGTGTCAAAATGA
- a CDS encoding DUF945 family protein: MKKIIFIFIVFFLALLGFNYYYSNTVKDEFDSFLKHLDSRDDISVSNIVYDKSFFNSKSFFDLSIDNSMKEKIVFHISSDINTNFLMFLLNANNKILKSNIVLEREKNIEIATVLIKAGLFSDYKTEVNFKNFDDGMFFTKDIFVNLMLNKKYEIKDLKLNIGMFDFKQNDIYLKLDKFSYDLKYDSPVPYYDIFTKIYPVKTNISQNSLDFGYMQNYIKIGKTTYKSQVKIDDNKLFSSDDMLKIDKIAVNDFYFNSISINNNINHINSTALNKILEIISKYDTKKYDTGLVNKLDLVADILENNPKYHLNFKAKNGEKNKIHADLNLEFNGFKKKNNFNYGLDNKNILNSLNLNADIKFTPTFSDFLSQLPELGIFEPMLISGGILKQNDDSMTMSVRLDREKEDLIINDKVLLNKVINYKK, from the coding sequence ATGAAAAAAATTATTTTTATTTTTATCGTGTTTTTTCTAGCTTTACTGGGATTTAATTATTATTATTCTAATACTGTAAAAGATGAGTTTGATAGTTTTTTAAAACATTTAGATTCAAGAGATGATATTAGTGTTTCAAATATCGTTTACGATAAGAGTTTTTTTAATTCAAAATCTTTTTTTGATTTGTCTATAGATAATTCTATGAAAGAAAAGATAGTTTTTCATATTAGTTCTGATATTAATACAAATTTTTTAATGTTTTTATTGAATGCAAATAATAAAATTTTAAAATCCAATATAGTTTTAGAACGTGAAAAAAATATAGAAATTGCAACAGTTTTAATAAAAGCTGGTCTGTTTAGTGATTATAAAACAGAAGTTAATTTTAAAAATTTTGATGATGGTATGTTTTTTACAAAAGATATATTTGTTAATTTAATGCTAAATAAAAAATATGAAATTAAAGATTTAAAATTAAATATCGGAATGTTTGATTTTAAACAAAACGATATTTATTTAAAATTAGATAAGTTTTCTTATGACTTAAAATATGATAGTCCAGTTCCTTATTATGATATTTTTACAAAAATTTATCCAGTTAAAACTAATATTTCACAAAATAGTTTGGATTTTGGGTATATGCAAAACTATATAAAAATTGGAAAAACTACATATAAGTCACAAGTAAAAATAGATGACAATAAACTATTTTCTAGTGATGATATGCTAAAAATTGATAAAATAGCAGTTAATGATTTTTATTTTAATAGTATATCTATTAATAACAATATAAATCATATAAACTCTACAGCATTGAATAAAATTTTAGAAATCATCTCAAAATATGATACAAAAAAATATGATACAGGTTTGGTAAATAAATTAGATTTAGTAGCTGATATTTTAGAAAACAATCCAAAATATCATCTTAACTTTAAGGCAAAAAATGGAGAAAAAAATAAAATACACGCTGATTTAAATTTAGAATTTAATGGATTTAAGAAGAAAAATAATTTTAATTATGGATTGGATAATAAGAATATATTAAATTCTCTTAATTTGAACGCAGATATAAAATTTACTCCGACCTTTTCTGATTTTTTATCACAACTTCCAGAACTTGGTATTTTTGAGCCTATGTTGATATCCGGTGGTATCTTAAAACAAAATGATGATAGCATGACTATGTCAGTTAGGCTTGATAGGGAAAAAGAGGATTTGATTATTAATGATAAAGTTTTATTAAATAAGGTCATAAATTATAAAAAATAA
- a CDS encoding F0F1 ATP synthase subunit A codes for MKDLFLFSDLIYHSHSFVYVFHFLLVVVLIVLVAKMSSSKMQLVPRGVQNIVEAYLEGVMSMSQNTLGSEKLARKYLPLVATIGLVVFFGNAIGIIPGFESPTSSLNLTLTLALIVFFYYHFEGIRENGFFKYFKHFMGPSKILAPLMFPIEIISHISRIISLSFRLFGNIKGDDLFLLVMLTLAPFFAPLPAYALLTLMAVLQAFIFMMLTLVYLAGAVIIEEH; via the coding sequence ATGAAGGACTTATTTTTATTTTCGGATTTGATTTATCATAGCCATTCTTTTGTCTATGTATTTCATTTTTTGCTTGTAGTGGTTTTAATCGTTCTTGTTGCTAAAATGTCTTCTTCTAAGATGCAACTTGTCCCAAGAGGTGTTCAAAATATAGTAGAAGCTTATCTTGAAGGTGTTATGTCCATGAGTCAAAATACTCTAGGAAGTGAAAAATTAGCTAGAAAATATTTACCTTTAGTAGCAACTATAGGATTGGTTGTGTTTTTTGGAAATGCTATAGGTATCATACCAGGGTTTGAATCTCCTACATCCAGCCTAAATTTAACTCTTACATTAGCTCTAATTGTATTTTTTTATTATCACTTTGAAGGCATAAGAGAAAATGGATTTTTTAAATACTTTAAACACTTTATGGGCCCTAGCAAAATTTTAGCTCCGTTAATGTTTCCTATAGAGATAATATCTCATATATCTAGGATTATATCTTTATCTTTTCGTCTATTTGGAAATATAAAGGGTGATGATTTGTTTTTGCTTGTTATGCTTACACTTGCTCCATTCTTTGCACCATTACCAGCTTATGCATTGCTTACACTTATGGCTGTTTTGCAAGCTTTTATATTTATGATGCTTACTCTTGTTTATCTTGCTGGTGCTGTTATTATAGAAGAACATTAA
- the purL gene encoding phosphoribosylformylglycinamidine synthase subunit PurL, protein MDKATVKAHKISDLEYENILKILGREPNLLELGVFSAMWSEHCSYKSSKKYLNGFPTKAPWVIQGPGENAGVIDIGDGYAAIFKMESHNHPSFIEPYQGAATGVGGILRDVFTMGARVVANMNSLRFGNITGNDSVARHHRYLLKGCVSGIGHYGNCMGIPTVGGEISFDESFNGNILVNAFALGVCKNDEIFYAKAEGAGNSVMYVGSKTGRDGLGGAVMASDSFTDENKSLRPTVQVGDPFAEKLLLEACLELFKHDYIVGIQDMGAAGLTSSSFEMAGNSGSGMKMHLDLVPMREDKMTPYELMLSESQERMLICAKKGYEDKIKEIFNKWDLDAEVIGEVTDTGKMELFWHNELVGEIPIEPLSNSAPVLDRPTKKPNYIDEIKDIKLENFEKVSNEIAFDKLLKDVHVVNKSFVYDQYDANIQTNTIKQPGFLGASTIRVKQTKRAIAMAAECSPRHNYVNPKIGAAMAVASSGRKIAMSGAMPLAITDCLNYGNPENPEVMWQFAEGCDGIKEACKELQTPVVSGNVSLYNETDGVSVYPTPGIVSVGVNDDMTKNLPSVFNKDGVSVYIIGDTTGEFSASLYMKSLFNVVGGELKEIDYKKERAIWELVINANKKGILDFANSIGTGGIAITLAKMACLSKKGLDAKCNFSDERFIFDESFSRAVVGVLDEDKFIKMADEYKLKIQKIGAVGGDKFCLDGFCKDLNEISNVYFGEFEKIIKQDD, encoded by the coding sequence ATGGATAAAGCCACCGTTAAAGCACATAAAATAAGTGATTTGGAGTATGAAAATATTCTTAAAATTTTAGGAAGAGAACCTAATTTATTAGAACTTGGCGTTTTTTCTGCTATGTGGAGCGAACACTGTTCTTATAAATCTAGTAAAAAATATCTAAATGGTTTCCCAACCAAAGCACCTTGGGTTATACAAGGACCAGGCGAAAATGCTGGTGTTATAGATATAGGAGATGGTTACGCTGCTATTTTTAAGATGGAAAGTCATAATCACCCAAGTTTTATAGAGCCATATCAAGGTGCTGCTACCGGAGTTGGTGGAATTTTAAGAGATGTGTTTACTATGGGGGCTAGAGTTGTTGCAAATATGAACTCTCTTCGTTTTGGTAATATAACAGGAAATGATAGTGTTGCTAGGCATCATAGATATTTACTAAAAGGTTGTGTTTCTGGTATAGGACACTATGGTAACTGTATGGGTATACCAACTGTTGGTGGAGAGATCAGTTTTGATGAGAGTTTTAACGGCAATATTTTAGTAAATGCATTTGCACTTGGTGTTTGTAAAAATGATGAGATATTTTACGCTAAAGCCGAGGGTGCGGGAAACTCAGTTATGTATGTCGGTTCAAAAACTGGTAGAGATGGTCTTGGTGGTGCTGTTATGGCAAGCGATAGCTTTACAGATGAAAATAAAAGCCTTCGCCCTACTGTTCAAGTTGGTGATCCATTTGCTGAAAAATTATTACTTGAGGCTTGTTTGGAGCTTTTTAAGCATGATTATATAGTTGGAATTCAGGATATGGGTGCTGCTGGACTTACTAGTTCTAGTTTTGAAATGGCTGGTAATAGTGGCAGTGGTATGAAAATGCATCTTGATTTGGTGCCTATGCGCGAAGATAAAATGACTCCTTATGAACTTATGCTTAGTGAATCTCAAGAAAGAATGCTTATTTGTGCAAAAAAAGGTTATGAGGATAAGATAAAAGAGATATTTAATAAGTGGGATTTGGATGCTGAGGTTATAGGAGAGGTTACAGATACCGGAAAAATGGAACTATTTTGGCATAATGAATTAGTTGGAGAAATACCAATAGAGCCACTTTCAAATAGTGCACCTGTACTAGATAGACCTACTAAAAAACCAAATTATATAGATGAGATAAAAGATATAAAATTAGAAAATTTTGAAAAAGTTTCAAATGAAATAGCCTTTGATAAGTTACTAAAAGATGTTCATGTTGTAAATAAATCTTTTGTTTACGATCAATATGATGCCAATATACAAACAAATACAATAAAACAACCCGGATTTTTAGGTGCAAGTACTATAAGGGTTAAACAAACAAAAAGAGCTATAGCAATGGCTGCTGAATGTTCTCCAAGGCATAATTACGTAAATCCAAAAATAGGTGCTGCTATGGCTGTCGCAAGTAGCGGTAGAAAAATAGCGATGAGTGGTGCTATGCCACTTGCTATAACTGATTGTTTAAATTATGGTAATCCAGAAAATCCAGAGGTTATGTGGCAATTTGCCGAGGGTTGTGATGGCATAAAAGAGGCTTGCAAAGAGCTTCAAACTCCTGTTGTAAGTGGAAATGTTAGCCTTTATAATGAAACCGATGGTGTAAGTGTTTATCCTACTCCTGGTATCGTTAGTGTTGGTGTAAATGATGATATGACAAAAAACCTTCCTAGTGTTTTTAACAAAGATGGCGTTAGTGTTTATATTATTGGAGATACTACCGGCGAGTTTAGTGCTAGCTTATATATGAAATCACTATTTAATGTAGTTGGTGGTGAATTAAAAGAGATTGATTATAAAAAAGAAAGAGCTATCTGGGAATTGGTTATAAATGCAAATAAAAAAGGAATTTTGGATTTTGCAAATTCAATAGGAACCGGTGGTATAGCTATCACATTAGCAAAAATGGCTTGTTTAAGCAAAAAAGGATTAGATGCTAAATGCAATTTTTCTGATGAGAGATTTATCTTTGATGAGAGTTTTTCAAGGGCTGTTGTTGGTGTATTAGATGAAGATAAATTTATTAAAATGGCTGATGAGTATAAACTAAAAATACAAAAAATAGGTGCTGTTGGCGGAGATAAGTTTTGTCTAGATGGTTTTTGTAAGGATTTAAACGAAATTAGTAATGTTTATTTTGGTGAGTTTGAAAAGATAATAAAACAAGATGATTAA
- a CDS encoding DnaJ domain-containing protein, with protein sequence MMSFIFYIFVFWVLYRVFDKFKGTQNFSHNKRVNFKEANYLIALLAKVAKGDGRVHELEARIISETITDMSYQTGIDRDEFKKIFNKEKECISDAYDVARRYKDEFRLNRQVAIARITFFLNLAYIDGDFAPSEQKIIKEIANGFGIDDDLLDTIIYRFDTFYRSQQRYRQNRYNNSSRSNDTQNKKLPYEILGVSKDSDFKDIKKRYRELVKKYHPDILMGQGESDEVIEKSTKKLQEINEAYEEIKQQRGEN encoded by the coding sequence ATGATGTCTTTTATCTTTTATATATTTGTTTTTTGGGTTCTTTATCGTGTCTTTGATAAATTTAAAGGGACTCAAAATTTTTCACACAATAAAAGGGTAAATTTCAAAGAAGCGAATTATCTTATCGCCTTGCTTGCTAAAGTTGCAAAAGGTGATGGTCGTGTACATGAGCTTGAAGCTAGGATTATTAGTGAAACCATAACTGATATGTCTTATCAAACAGGTATAGATAGAGATGAGTTTAAGAAAATCTTCAATAAAGAAAAAGAATGCATTAGTGATGCTTATGATGTCGCAAGAAGATATAAAGATGAGTTTAGACTAAATAGGCAAGTAGCTATAGCTAGGATAACATTTTTTTTAAATTTAGCATACATAGATGGTGATTTTGCACCATCTGAACAAAAAATTATCAAAGAAATAGCAAATGGATTTGGCATAGATGATGATTTATTAGATACAATAATATACAGATTTGATACTTTTTATCGTTCTCAACAAAGATATAGACAAAATAGATATAATAATAGCTCTCGTTCAAATGATACTCAAAATAAAAAATTACCTTATGAAATTTTGGGTGTTAGTAAAGATTCTGATTTTAAGGATATAAAAAAGAGATACCGAGAGCTTGTTAAAAAATATCATCCTGACATCTTAATGGGGCAGGGTGAAAGCGATGAAGTTATAGAAAAATCAACCAAAAAGCTTCAAGAGATTAATGAAGCTTACGAAGAGATAAAACAACAAAGAGGTGAAAATTAG